One window of the Rhizorhabdus dicambivorans genome contains the following:
- a CDS encoding nucleotidyltransferase family protein codes for MTVGAILLAAGSARRMGEDKLLADLGGRPLVEHALEAILAAGLAGPLVAVAPGSMLVERWGTKARCVEVADHALGMGHSLAAAIEAAPLEWSAAIVFLGDMPFVRPDTLAMLAGRAMPNAIVRPAFGGEPGNPVLWGREHFPALARLTGDQGGRALLRALPVQLLECGDPGVLIDVDTPEALAEARRRPV; via the coding sequence GTGACGGTCGGTGCTATCCTGCTCGCCGCCGGCAGTGCGCGGCGGATGGGGGAGGACAAGCTGCTCGCCGATCTTGGCGGCCGTCCGCTGGTGGAGCATGCGCTGGAGGCGATCCTCGCCGCGGGGCTGGCAGGGCCGCTCGTCGCGGTGGCACCGGGCAGCATGCTGGTCGAGCGATGGGGCACGAAGGCCCGGTGCGTTGAGGTCGCCGATCATGCGCTTGGCATGGGACATTCGCTCGCGGCGGCGATCGAGGCTGCGCCGTTGGAGTGGAGCGCGGCGATCGTCTTCCTGGGGGATATGCCCTTCGTCCGGCCGGACACCCTGGCGATGCTGGCGGGCAGGGCGATGCCGAACGCCATTGTCCGGCCGGCCTTCGGAGGGGAGCCGGGCAATCCCGTTCTTTGGGGGCGGGAGCATTTTCCCGCTCTCGCGCGGCTGACGGGCGATCAGGGCGGTCGCGCCCTGCTCCGCGCACTGCCGGTCCAGCTGCTCGAATGTGGCGATCCCGGCGTGCTCATCGATGTGGACACGCCGGAGGCGCTGGCGGAGGCCAGGCGCCGCCCGGTTTAG
- a CDS encoding ABC transporter permease, whose protein sequence is MTTAWALALRDMRGGLKGLRLLIICLFLGVAGLAGVGSLGQAITAELDARGREILGGDIELRVSQREATAAERTAFARYGTVSESIRLRAMASRPDASASVLAELKGIDARWPLYGTLRLAPGALGTRPQRLDAVVAPALVERLSLKLGDRVKVGEAELRIIGLIAEEPDRVGEGFTLGPSILVSREALDATRLVQPGSLFTTRYRLRIPAGQDAHALAERLEERYHDANWEVSDRTNAARGLRRFVDQLGQFLTLVGLTALIVAGIGVGNGVASWLDQRRPGIATLKILGASSAMIFRIYLIQVTIVATGAILAGLAMGAAIPAIVGWLAGDALPVAPKFAIFPLPLLISAIYGFLAALLFSLAPLTRAGQVSPAAIFRARVEPFGWPRWRVLLPMVLAGLGIAALAIGTARQPLLSAGFLAGTVATFLALGAIGRLVKRVARALPRSRRPLLRLAIANLHRPAAQTDRLIIALGLGLTLFVMLAVLQTNLANQIERTVPARAPNFFALDVPTEDIGRFRDTIINRAPEAKIDSVPSLRGSVVAVRGVRVTDMKPVPKGAWILNGDRSITYAAALPEGNEVIAGQWWPADYAGPPLVSIEEQAAKALELKPGDAMIFSVLGVEMEAKVASIRRVNWETMGFNFGIIFAPGALEGAPHSYMATIALPDPREGDVNKAVIAGFPSVSLIRVKDVVGQVATIFGQLATAIRAAASVTLAAGIAVLVGAIAASRRARLYDAVLLKLLGASRRQILLAQAIEYALLAAVVAVLALAAGTTAGWYVATQIFELHWAPDWATVLATLAIGMAGTLGIGIIGSLPVLAARPAAALRSL, encoded by the coding sequence ATGACCACCGCCTGGGCGCTCGCGTTGCGGGACATGCGCGGCGGCCTCAAGGGTCTGCGCCTGCTGATCATCTGCCTGTTCCTGGGCGTGGCGGGCCTTGCCGGGGTCGGCAGCCTGGGCCAGGCGATCACCGCCGAACTGGATGCCCGCGGCCGGGAGATTCTGGGCGGCGACATCGAATTGCGCGTAAGCCAGCGTGAGGCCACCGCTGCCGAGCGCACCGCCTTCGCCCGATACGGAACGGTATCGGAAAGCATAAGGCTTCGCGCGATGGCCTCGCGCCCCGACGCCAGCGCTTCGGTGCTGGCCGAACTGAAGGGCATCGATGCCCGGTGGCCGCTCTACGGAACGCTGCGCCTCGCCCCCGGCGCCCTTGGGACAAGGCCGCAGCGGCTGGACGCGGTGGTCGCCCCGGCGCTGGTCGAACGGCTGTCGCTCAAGCTGGGCGACCGGGTGAAGGTGGGCGAGGCTGAACTTCGCATCATCGGCCTGATCGCCGAGGAACCCGATCGCGTCGGCGAGGGCTTCACGCTGGGCCCCAGCATCCTCGTTTCGCGCGAAGCGCTCGACGCGACCCGGCTGGTCCAGCCCGGCAGCCTCTTCACCACCCGCTATCGGCTGCGCATCCCCGCGGGCCAAGATGCCCATGCGCTCGCCGAACGGCTCGAGGAACGCTACCACGACGCCAATTGGGAGGTGAGCGACCGCACCAACGCCGCGCGCGGGCTGCGCCGCTTCGTCGACCAGCTCGGCCAGTTCCTCACCCTGGTCGGCCTGACCGCGCTGATCGTCGCAGGGATCGGAGTCGGCAACGGGGTCGCCTCCTGGCTCGACCAGCGTCGGCCCGGCATCGCCACACTCAAGATCTTGGGTGCGTCCTCGGCGATGATCTTCCGCATCTATCTGATCCAGGTCACCATCGTCGCGACCGGTGCGATCCTGGCCGGACTTGCGATGGGCGCGGCGATACCCGCGATCGTTGGATGGCTGGCCGGCGACGCGCTGCCCGTGGCGCCGAAATTCGCGATCTTTCCGTTGCCGCTGCTGATCAGCGCCATCTATGGATTTCTTGCTGCCCTGTTGTTCAGCCTGGCGCCTTTGACGCGCGCCGGGCAGGTCAGCCCCGCTGCGATCTTCCGCGCCCGGGTGGAGCCGTTCGGCTGGCCGCGCTGGCGGGTGCTGTTGCCGATGGTGCTGGCCGGGCTCGGCATCGCGGCGCTGGCGATCGGCACCGCACGCCAGCCCCTGCTCAGCGCCGGCTTCCTCGCCGGCACCGTGGCGACCTTCCTCGCGCTCGGCGCAATAGGCCGGCTGGTCAAGCGCGTCGCCCGCGCGCTGCCCCGCTCCCGCCGGCCGCTGCTGCGCCTAGCCATCGCCAATCTTCACCGGCCGGCGGCGCAGACCGACCGGCTGATCATCGCGCTCGGCCTGGGCCTCACCCTGTTCGTCATGCTCGCGGTGCTGCAGACCAACCTGGCCAACCAGATCGAGCGGACCGTTCCCGCCCGCGCGCCCAATTTCTTCGCACTCGACGTGCCGACCGAGGATATCGGGCGCTTCCGCGACACGATCATCAACCGCGCGCCCGAAGCAAAGATCGACAGCGTGCCTTCGCTGCGCGGCTCGGTGGTAGCGGTACGCGGGGTGCGCGTGACCGACATGAAGCCGGTGCCCAAGGGCGCCTGGATTCTCAACGGCGACCGCAGCATCACCTATGCCGCCGCCTTGCCCGAGGGGAATGAGGTCATCGCCGGGCAATGGTGGCCGGCCGACTATGCGGGGCCACCGCTGGTCTCGATCGAGGAACAGGCGGCCAAGGCGCTGGAACTGAAGCCGGGCGATGCGATGATCTTCTCGGTGCTGGGCGTCGAAATGGAGGCGAAGGTCGCCTCGATCCGCCGGGTGAACTGGGAGACGATGGGCTTCAACTTCGGCATCATCTTCGCCCCCGGCGCGCTGGAGGGAGCCCCGCACAGCTATATGGCCACGATCGCGCTGCCCGATCCGCGCGAAGGCGATGTCAACAAGGCGGTGATCGCCGGCTTCCCCTCCGTCTCGCTGATCCGGGTCAAGGATGTGGTCGGGCAGGTCGCGACGATCTTCGGCCAGCTCGCCACCGCGATCCGTGCCGCCGCCTCGGTGACGCTGGCCGCCGGCATCGCCGTGCTGGTGGGCGCGATCGCCGCGTCGCGCCGGGCGCGGCTGTACGACGCGGTCCTGCTCAAGCTGCTTGGGGCGAGCCGGCGACAGATATTGCTGGCACAGGCGATCGAATATGCCCTGCTCGCCGCCGTTGTCGCCGTGCTGGCGCTGGCGGCCGGAACGACCGCCGGCTGGTATGTCGCGACGCAGATCTTTGAACTGCACTGGGCGCCCGACTGGGCCACGGTGTTGGCGACCCTGGCGATCGGCATGGCCGGGACGCTCGGGATCGGGATCATCGGATCGCTGCCGGTGCTGGCGGCGCGGCCGGCGGCAGCGCTACGATCGCTGTAG
- a CDS encoding ABC transporter ATP-binding protein has translation MSKPVIDASAVRLALGKGSARVDILKGIDLNIGEGDTVALLGPSGSGKSSLMAVLSGLERADEGRITIADLDFGALDEDALAAARRGRIGIILQAFHLLPTMTALENVAVPLELSSQTDAFARARAELEAVGLGHRLDHYPAQLSGGEQQRVAIARATAPRPALIFADEPTGNLDAATGEAIMDLLFDRQRETGATLLVITHDPALAARCGRIVEMRDGAIVSDRRAA, from the coding sequence ATGAGCAAGCCTGTCATCGACGCCAGCGCCGTCCGTCTCGCGCTGGGCAAGGGATCGGCACGCGTCGATATCCTCAAGGGCATCGATCTGAACATCGGCGAAGGCGATACCGTCGCGCTGCTGGGCCCATCGGGATCCGGCAAATCCTCCCTGATGGCGGTCCTCTCCGGCCTCGAACGCGCCGACGAAGGGCGCATCACCATCGCCGATCTGGATTTTGGCGCGCTTGACGAGGATGCGCTCGCCGCCGCCCGGCGCGGACGCATCGGCATCATCCTCCAGGCTTTCCACCTCCTGCCGACCATGACCGCGCTGGAGAATGTCGCGGTGCCGCTGGAACTGTCCAGCCAGACCGACGCCTTTGCCCGCGCCCGCGCCGAGTTGGAAGCCGTCGGGCTCGGCCATCGGCTCGATCATTATCCGGCCCAGCTTTCGGGCGGCGAGCAGCAGAGGGTGGCCATCGCGCGTGCGACCGCGCCGCGCCCTGCGCTGATCTTCGCCGACGAGCCCACCGGCAATCTCGATGCCGCGACCGGCGAGGCGATCATGGACCTGCTGTTCGATCGCCAGCGCGAAACCGGGGCAACCCTGCTGGTGATAACCCATGATCCCGCGCTGGCCGCCCGCTGCGGCCGCATCGTCGAGATGCGCGACGGGGCGATCGTCTCGGACCGGCGCGCCGCATGA
- the sthA gene encoding Si-specific NAD(P)(+) transhydrogenase — MRYELIVIGSGPAGRRAAIQAAKLGKSVLVVENRYRVGGVSVHTGTIPSKTLRETVLNLSGWRERGFYGRAYRVKKDIGGEDLNARLKMTLEHEIDVLEHQFTRNGVRTIEGTAQFRSPHEVQVTCPKGDIQLFEAERVLIAVGTIPYRPSTIPFNGTTIIDSDDMISEPRVPRSLAVIGAGVIGIEYATIFSALDVSVTLIEPRDSFLDFVDREIIEDFVHQLRDRGMSIRLGAKVDRVEVDGQGWAISVLEDGRRIRSEMLLYAAGRIGATAALGLENCGLEADSRGRLTVDPATLQTSVPHIYAAGDVIGFPSLASTSMEQGRIAACHAFDAPMPPAPAYFPYGIYAVPEISTVGLSEQEVREKGIPYECGIARFRETSRGHIMGMQSGMMKLIFALEDRRLLGVHIIGECATELIHIGQAVLNLGGTIDYFVENTFNYPTLAEAYKIAALDAWNRMPRCDDHYQSALDRALPELQRIASEGPKAAAA; from the coding sequence ATGCGCTACGAACTGATCGTGATCGGCAGTGGACCGGCCGGACGCCGCGCCGCCATTCAGGCCGCCAAGCTGGGCAAGTCGGTGCTGGTCGTCGAGAACCGCTACCGGGTCGGCGGCGTGTCGGTGCACACCGGCACCATCCCGTCCAAGACGCTGCGCGAGACCGTGCTGAACCTGTCCGGCTGGCGCGAGCGCGGCTTTTACGGTCGCGCCTATCGGGTCAAGAAGGATATCGGCGGCGAGGATCTCAACGCGCGGCTGAAGATGACGCTGGAGCATGAAATTGACGTGCTCGAGCATCAGTTCACCCGCAACGGCGTGCGCACCATCGAGGGCACCGCGCAATTCCGCAGCCCGCATGAGGTCCAGGTCACCTGCCCCAAGGGCGACATCCAGCTTTTCGAAGCCGAGCGGGTGCTGATCGCGGTGGGGACGATCCCCTACCGCCCCTCAACAATCCCGTTCAACGGTACCACCATCATCGACAGCGACGACATGATCTCCGAGCCGCGCGTGCCGCGCAGCCTGGCGGTGATAGGCGCGGGGGTGATCGGCATCGAATATGCGACGATCTTCTCGGCGCTCGACGTCTCCGTGACCTTGATCGAACCACGCGACAGTTTCCTGGATTTCGTCGATCGCGAGATCATCGAGGATTTCGTCCACCAGCTGCGCGATCGTGGCATGTCGATCCGGCTCGGCGCCAAGGTCGACCGGGTCGAGGTCGACGGCCAGGGCTGGGCAATCTCGGTGCTGGAGGATGGCCGCCGCATCCGTTCGGAAATGCTGCTCTATGCCGCCGGCCGCATCGGCGCGACCGCCGCACTGGGCCTGGAGAACTGCGGACTGGAGGCCGACAGCCGCGGCCGGCTGACGGTCGATCCCGCCACGCTGCAGACCTCGGTCCCGCACATCTACGCGGCCGGGGACGTAATCGGCTTCCCGAGCCTCGCCTCCACCTCGATGGAGCAGGGCCGCATCGCCGCCTGCCACGCCTTCGACGCGCCGATGCCGCCGGCTCCGGCCTATTTCCCATACGGCATCTATGCGGTGCCGGAAATCTCGACCGTGGGCCTTTCCGAACAGGAGGTGCGCGAGAAGGGCATTCCCTATGAATGCGGCATCGCCCGCTTCCGGGAAACATCTCGCGGGCACATCATGGGCATGCAATCGGGCATGATGAAGCTGATCTTCGCGCTGGAAGACCGGCGCCTGCTCGGCGTCCACATCATCGGCGAATGCGCCACCGAACTGATCCACATCGGCCAGGCGGTGCTTAACCTGGGCGGGACGATCGACTATTTCGTCGAGAACACGTTCAACTATCCGACCCTGGCCGAAGCCTACAAGATCGCCGCACTCGACGCCTGGAACCGGATGCCGCGCTGCGACGACCATTATCAGAGCGCCCTGGATCGCGCCCTGCCGGAACTGCAACGCATCGCGAGCGAGGGGCCGAAGGCGGCAGCGGCGTAA